A single Flavobacterium sp. 1 DNA region contains:
- a CDS encoding pentapeptide repeat-containing protein, whose translation MMLNSKTIGNKIAQARKEINLSQAELAQQVSISPQAVGKWERGESLPDISTLNRLAEILGVDLNYFSDNFQNKEVVTTFMEKNDPQTVEIQTNPRRKNDWDWDMSQGNWSDADFSGLKNVKEKFSSSNIKNCKFMNSDLSGLILGKNNIELCDFSGSDIRNSKIQSSNLLNNQFNKCSFIDAELFKSNIEKCNFSEANFAGAEILESNFESSTVNDVVWRFTKFKKANISNITFTGTFEDCHFEHCSFYKVKFENATILNTFFKYNDRFKKVEFINCTVDSITYAFLKNNQANLKSVNLLE comes from the coding sequence ATGATGCTAAATTCAAAAACAATTGGCAATAAAATTGCCCAAGCAAGAAAGGAAATTAATCTTTCACAAGCAGAACTTGCTCAGCAAGTTTCAATCAGTCCGCAAGCAGTGGGTAAATGGGAACGTGGCGAATCTTTGCCAGACATATCCACATTAAACCGGCTTGCAGAAATTCTTGGAGTTGACCTTAACTACTTCTCTGATAATTTTCAGAACAAAGAAGTTGTAACGACATTTATGGAAAAAAATGACCCGCAAACAGTAGAAATTCAAACTAATCCAAGAAGAAAAAATGACTGGGATTGGGATATGTCTCAAGGTAACTGGAGTGATGCTGATTTTTCAGGTTTAAAAAACGTAAAGGAAAAGTTTAGTTCTTCAAATATAAAGAACTGCAAATTTATGAACTCTGATTTATCAGGTCTAATTCTTGGAAAAAACAATATTGAGCTTTGTGATTTTTCAGGTTCGGACATTAGAAACAGTAAAATCCAATCCTCAAACCTTTTAAATAACCAGTTCAATAAATGTTCATTTATTGATGCTGAACTTTTTAAAAGTAATATCGAAAAATGCAACTTCTCTGAAGCGAACTTTGCGGGTGCGGAGATTCTGGAATCAAATTTTGAGAGTAGTACTGTAAATGATGTTGTCTGGAGATTTACCAAATTTAAAAAAGCAAACATTAGTAACATTACTTTCACAGGGACTTTTGAGGATTGTCATTTTGAACACTGCTCTTTTTACAAGGTTAAATTTGAAAATGCAACCATTTTAAATACCTTTTTCAAGTATAATGACAGATTCAAAAAAGTAGAATTTATAAACTGTACAGTGGATAGTATAACGTATGCATTTTTGAAAAATAATCAGGCGAATTTGAAAAGTGTTAATTTATTGGAATGA
- a CDS encoding nuclear transport factor 2 family protein — MSNSYNTEKYLAKYLEDAVLDDPSVGRKFVGHKGIREYFTSYFIGYKTQTKLVKLAILDNAAHMEVEFTGEFPEGKIGGIFDFTFKNQKITTVTADLKY, encoded by the coding sequence ATAAGCAACAGTTATAATACCGAAAAGTATTTGGCAAAATACCTAGAAGATGCAGTATTGGACGATCCTTCTGTAGGTAGAAAATTTGTTGGACATAAGGGAATTCGGGAGTATTTTACCAGTTATTTTATTGGTTATAAAACACAAACCAAACTGGTAAAATTAGCTATTCTGGATAATGCCGCTCATATGGAAGTGGAGTTTACGGGTGAATTCCCTGAGGGGAAAATTGGAGGAATCTTTGATTTCACTTTTAAGAATCAAAAAATAACAACAGTAACCGCAGATTTAAAATATTGA
- a CDS encoding TetR/AcrR family transcriptional regulator — MNNYKKKKDPVENRKLILETAIELANTYELSQISFDALSKKCGLSKGGIIHHFPTKESIFDTLFKENFEEYKNWVQEELKSEDLPNPAIALLRITLRKCNDESYRKLMKVIYKCLVNNEQYCQLWNEWFSEYIIKNLDEDSEIKTLLGSLVAIGIWNMNTLGLYKIETQKMNKILNVLPK, encoded by the coding sequence ATGAATAATTATAAGAAAAAAAAAGATCCAGTTGAAAACCGAAAACTAATTTTAGAAACCGCAATTGAATTGGCAAATACGTACGAACTAAGCCAGATATCATTTGATGCTCTTTCAAAAAAGTGCGGTCTCAGTAAAGGCGGTATTATTCATCATTTTCCAACGAAAGAATCTATTTTTGATACTCTCTTCAAAGAAAATTTCGAAGAATACAAAAACTGGGTTCAAGAAGAATTAAAGTCGGAAGATCTGCCCAATCCGGCTATTGCACTTCTTAGAATTACTCTAAGAAAATGTAATGACGAAAGCTATCGTAAACTGATGAAAGTAATCTATAAATGTTTAGTGAACAACGAACAATATTGCCAACTATGGAACGAATGGTTTTCAGAATACATAATTAAAAATTTGGACGAAGACAGCGAAATTAAAACATTATTAGGTTCTCTTGTTGCTATTGGAATATGGAACATGAATACATTAGGATTATACAAAATAGAAACACAAAAAATGAATAAAATACTGAATGTATTACCAAAATAA
- a CDS encoding antibiotic biosynthesis monooxygenase: MENQGASVVINHHILNGKQKQYEDWLNEIGSICRSFAGNIDWQIIRPIPNLTFIYTVVIRFDTIENLKSWMESQERKNLIEKAKPFLAKDDKYLIRSGLDFLFEAENEKQKVPVRWKQYLVTWSAIYPLSMLIPLIVLPILKTVNFPDTKFISSLFVSGCIVFIMVYWLMPNYTKLIKKWLYK; the protein is encoded by the coding sequence ATGGAAAATCAAGGTGCATCAGTTGTAATTAATCACCATATTTTAAATGGAAAACAAAAGCAATATGAAGATTGGCTCAATGAAATTGGTTCAATATGCAGAAGTTTTGCTGGCAATATCGACTGGCAGATAATTCGCCCTATTCCAAATTTAACCTTCATTTACACTGTAGTTATTAGATTTGACACCATCGAAAACCTAAAAAGCTGGATGGAGTCTCAGGAGAGAAAAAATCTCATCGAAAAAGCGAAACCTTTTTTAGCTAAAGACGATAAATATCTTATTAGGTCAGGTTTGGATTTCCTTTTTGAGGCTGAGAATGAAAAACAAAAAGTCCCTGTTCGATGGAAACAATATTTAGTCACTTGGTCAGCTATTTATCCTTTGTCCATGTTAATTCCTCTGATTGTACTTCCAATTTTAAAAACAGTAAACTTTCCTGATACTAAATTTATCAGCTCCTTATTTGTTTCCGGATGTATTGTTTTTATCATGGTTTATTGGCTGATGCCTAATTATACCAAATTAATAAAAAAATGGCTTTACAAATAA
- a CDS encoding TlpA disulfide reductase family protein: MKKLILITFLLASILTNAQSSNDDYAKSSVLKIGDSFPIFNYLDKDGKSHESSEFKGKVILINFFATWCGPCMIEMPLLEKEIWEPYKSNNNFKLISFGRDHSLNEINNFIKLKNFNFEICPDKGKLIYNQFATQYIPRNYLVDKNGKIIYISVGYSDEDFKILKGKIKSLL; the protein is encoded by the coding sequence ATGAAAAAACTAATACTAATCACCTTTTTATTAGCATCAATTTTAACGAATGCACAAAGCAGTAACGATGACTACGCAAAAAGCTCGGTGCTAAAAATTGGTGATTCTTTTCCAATTTTTAACTATTTAGACAAAGATGGCAAAAGCCACGAAAGTTCTGAATTTAAAGGCAAAGTAATTTTGATAAATTTCTTTGCAACTTGGTGTGGACCATGTATGATAGAAATGCCTCTTTTAGAAAAAGAAATTTGGGAACCATACAAATCAAATAACAATTTTAAGTTAATCAGCTTTGGCAGAGACCACAGCTTAAACGAAATAAATAATTTCATAAAATTAAAAAACTTCAACTTCGAAATTTGTCCTGACAAAGGAAAATTAATTTATAACCAATTTGCTACGCAATACATCCCTCGAAATTATTTAGTTGATAAAAACGGGAAAATCATTTACATTTCAGTTGGTTATAGTGATGAAGATTTTAAAATTTTAAAAGGAAAAATCAAATCATTGCTGTAA
- a CDS encoding AraC family transcriptional regulator, translating into MKLYIKNMVCNRCIMAVKNELEKFGHQPLNITLGEVLLNNEMTDSEKEIFGQQLKILGFEMIDDKKSRIIGQIKSSIIEIVHHQNGDLKSNLSDYLSNRLHHDYTYLSNLFSETEGTTIEKYFIAQKIEKVKELLVYDELSLSEIAAKMNYSSVAYLSNQFKKVTGLTPTYFKNIKESKRRPLDEL; encoded by the coding sequence ATGAAACTCTACATTAAAAATATGGTTTGTAACCGTTGCATTATGGCAGTGAAAAACGAATTAGAAAAATTTGGCCATCAGCCGTTGAATATTACTTTAGGCGAAGTGCTGCTAAACAATGAAATGACCGACAGCGAGAAAGAAATATTTGGCCAGCAGCTGAAAATCTTAGGATTTGAGATGATAGATGACAAGAAAAGCCGAATTATAGGGCAAATCAAATCTTCGATTATCGAAATCGTCCATCATCAGAACGGGGATTTAAAATCCAATCTCTCGGACTATTTAAGCAACAGACTTCATCATGACTACACTTATCTTTCCAATCTGTTTTCAGAGACAGAAGGCACTACTATTGAGAAGTATTTTATTGCTCAAAAAATAGAAAAGGTAAAGGAATTATTAGTATATGATGAGTTATCATTGAGCGAAATTGCAGCTAAAATGAACTATTCCAGTGTTGCCTATTTAAGCAATCAGTTTAAAAAAGTTACTGGTCTTACCCCAACTTATTTCAAAAATATCAAAGAGTCCAAACGCAGACCTTTAGACGAACTGTAA
- a CDS encoding YCF48-related protein: protein MIAFLLINISNIYSQSTWELLNPKPSYKNGKEIRFTTATTGYIINDNELLETTNSGDTWQKKQNITSGNDLKFNQNIGYIVGNNGYVLKSIDSGSTWSQIATGFNANFNTVNILNETEIIISSSNSIIKTSDGGITWTSKSIPNATVNKTFFVTALIGHAACKSGKMLKTIDGGVNWYVTQSSNLTPSDLFTVYFINQNIGFYTKEHGDMYKTIDGGETWSKIIGISDAIYGFSFLNENIGYVSGEYGVIFKTSDGGNTWSWVSNQNGRYYNTTLWGIHFIDNNIGYATGARGRILKTNNGGNTWTQNSPTYDDISQLQFIDKNIAYARVGDNFFKTSDTGNNWSKVGSLNLDQSVFGSKFKFINENLGYCTTGGSYGGHVYKTINGGVTWVIQNNGYQVIDEGITSISFLDENTGFISGGFNRPRVLKTIDGGITWKEVLNQKFGKIQFLNDQVGYAHRIGYSGGRMYKTTDGGNTWNINIDVNEEINCFDFLDENNGYFVGDSGLMYKTKNGGITWEKLKIPYAYYTEVKFYSKNVGYIFDDYGLLYKTIDGGASWKNLTTINSYGSPSNNISIVEKNIYVGGSYGKILKSTVSFDPISILANPALNISNKSVNLTGNVASNEGLIQNIRFKYSTNYAFNNVNNTTPDSVTFDSSQDVSITLQNLTPNTTYYYKLMATYNNIDYSSQILSFTTLPDFVVTMNDIYSYTSNTAGISANIISNENDISNIEFQYGTKADFSEFSILSNSTLVAGNTNQNITSTISNLTPETTYYVRIKAVHNGINIFSSIKSFKTRPEYAINLYSPSISDNNATLSAYINAYSENITNIVFEYGSKNYENSVATSPNIIPFNTSSYVTATLQNLNPNTTYYYRLKALNGTKIIYSKEGVLNTSGEIILTSGIVKNNNTSASLTGLINSNGKYLTNIQFEYGITENYGSTINASPNYIYSYGTNSTTATIDNLLPNQIYYYRLKAIYNDTTLYSNKFEFNTGILNTIESSINDSKIFLHPNPAESEVTVDLSNESEKASRITIIDITGKVIYSQNNPDLKNNFKINLSNQSKGIYFVKIIFEDRKVVNKKLILN, encoded by the coding sequence TTGATAGCTTTTCTTCTTATTAATATCTCAAACATCTATTCTCAAAGTACTTGGGAACTATTAAATCCCAAGCCTTCATATAAAAATGGAAAAGAAATCCGTTTTACAACAGCTACCACTGGTTATATCATAAATGACAATGAGTTATTAGAAACAACAAATTCAGGTGACACTTGGCAAAAAAAGCAAAATATTACAAGTGGTAATGATTTAAAATTTAATCAAAACATCGGGTATATTGTCGGTAATAATGGGTATGTACTAAAATCTATTGACAGTGGCTCAACTTGGTCACAAATAGCAACTGGATTTAATGCCAATTTTAATACCGTAAACATTCTAAATGAGACAGAAATCATCATCTCAAGTTCAAACAGCATTATTAAAACTTCAGATGGAGGTATCACTTGGACTAGCAAAAGCATTCCAAATGCAACAGTTAACAAAACGTTTTTTGTAACCGCATTAATTGGTCATGCTGCATGTAAATCAGGGAAAATGCTAAAAACGATTGATGGAGGAGTAAATTGGTATGTTACTCAAAGTTCAAATTTAACCCCTTCTGATTTGTTTACCGTTTATTTCATAAACCAAAATATTGGTTTTTACACAAAAGAACATGGCGATATGTATAAAACCATTGATGGTGGAGAAACTTGGTCTAAGATAATTGGAATTTCTGATGCTATTTATGGTTTTTCCTTTCTAAATGAAAATATTGGATATGTTTCCGGTGAATATGGGGTAATTTTTAAAACTTCAGATGGTGGAAACACATGGAGTTGGGTTAGCAATCAAAATGGTAGATACTACAATACTACTCTATGGGGAATTCATTTTATTGATAACAATATTGGATATGCAACTGGTGCCCGCGGTAGAATACTCAAAACCAACAATGGAGGAAATACATGGACACAAAACTCACCAACATATGATGATATTAGTCAATTACAATTTATTGATAAAAATATTGCATATGCAAGGGTTGGTGATAATTTCTTTAAAACGAGTGATACCGGTAATAATTGGTCAAAAGTTGGTTCTTTAAATCTTGATCAATCCGTTTTTGGAAGTAAATTTAAATTTATAAATGAAAATTTAGGTTATTGTACAACCGGCGGATCTTATGGAGGTCATGTATACAAAACCATAAATGGAGGAGTTACTTGGGTTATTCAAAATAACGGTTATCAGGTTATAGACGAAGGAATTACTTCTATTTCATTTCTTGATGAAAATACAGGTTTTATTTCTGGTGGTTTTAATCGACCAAGGGTATTAAAAACTATTGATGGCGGTATAACATGGAAAGAGGTATTAAATCAAAAATTTGGAAAAATACAATTTCTTAATGATCAAGTTGGTTATGCTCATCGTATTGGCTATTCAGGTGGCCGAATGTACAAAACCACAGATGGAGGGAATACTTGGAATATAAATATTGATGTAAACGAAGAAATCAATTGTTTTGATTTTTTAGACGAGAACAATGGTTATTTTGTTGGAGATAGTGGTTTAATGTATAAAACTAAAAATGGAGGAATTACATGGGAAAAATTAAAAATCCCATATGCTTACTATACAGAAGTGAAATTTTATTCAAAAAATGTAGGCTACATTTTTGATGATTATGGACTATTATACAAAACAATAGATGGAGGTGCAAGTTGGAAAAATTTAACCACAATAAACTCTTATGGTTCACCATCAAATAATATTTCTATAGTTGAAAAAAACATATATGTAGGAGGAAGTTATGGGAAAATTTTAAAAAGTACCGTTTCGTTTGATCCAATTTCAATTCTTGCAAACCCAGCTCTAAATATATCGAACAAGAGCGTAAATCTGACAGGCAATGTAGCTTCAAATGAAGGGCTTATTCAAAATATACGATTTAAATACAGTACAAATTACGCTTTTAATAACGTCAACAATACAACTCCCGATTCTGTAACTTTTGATTCTTCACAAGATGTTTCCATAACTTTACAAAATCTTACTCCAAATACAACTTATTATTATAAATTAATGGCTACTTATAACAACATTGATTATTCAAGTCAGATATTGAGTTTTACAACTCTACCTGATTTTGTGGTAACAATGAATGATATTTATAGCTATACTTCTAATACTGCAGGAATTTCAGCAAATATCATATCTAATGAAAATGATATTTCCAATATTGAATTTCAATATGGGACAAAGGCAGATTTTTCAGAATTTAGCATTTTATCCAATAGTACTTTAGTAGCAGGGAATACGAATCAAAATATAACTAGTACCATATCAAACTTGACTCCAGAAACTACTTATTATGTAAGAATTAAAGCAGTGCATAACGGAATAAATATATTTAGTTCTATAAAATCATTCAAAACAAGACCTGAATATGCAATTAACTTATATAGTCCTAGTATCAGTGATAATAATGCTACTCTAAGTGCCTATATTAATGCTTATAGTGAAAATATAACTAATATCGTTTTTGAATATGGCTCAAAAAATTATGAAAACAGTGTGGCAACTAGTCCCAATATAATTCCATTCAATACATCTTCTTATGTAACTGCTACTCTTCAAAATTTAAATCCCAATACAACTTATTATTATAGACTAAAAGCGCTAAATGGCACTAAGATTATTTATAGCAAAGAAGGAGTCTTAAATACTTCCGGAGAAATAATTTTAACTTCAGGAATAGTAAAAAACAATAATACTTCTGCAAGTCTTACAGGATTAATTAATTCGAATGGAAAATACTTAACAAATATTCAATTTGAATATGGAATTACAGAAAATTATGGATCTACAATTAATGCTTCACCTAACTATATCTATAGCTATGGAACAAATAGCACAACGGCAACTATAGATAACCTTTTACCTAATCAAATTTATTACTATAGACTAAAAGCAATATATAACGATACTACACTATACTCAAATAAATTTGAATTTAATACGGGTATTTTGAATACAATTGAGTCAAGCATAAATGATTCAAAAATCTTTTTACACCCAAATCCAGCTGAAAGCGAAGTGACAGTTGACTTATCAAACGAATCTGAAAAAGCAAGTAGAATAACGATAATTGACATTACAGGAAAAGTTATATATTCTCAAAATAATCCTGACCTAAAAAACAACTTCAAAATCAATCTTTCCAATCAATCAAAAGGGATTTATTTTGTTAAAATTATTTTTGAAGACAGAAAGGTTGTAAATAAAAAATTAATTCTAAATTAA
- a CDS encoding nitroreductase family protein, with the protein MNILELIAKRYNTKKYNTDKAIPQEKIEDLKEILRLTPSSINIQPWKFTFVQNPEIKTKLASVSMHNTEKINQAPLLVVFSVADDLDAFQKVVDNELPQARRDWYNQIKASMPEADLKVWLSQQVYIALGVGLTASIALGLDSTAMEGIESDKYMDILNLSAYKPLFAMAVGYASEDDFNRIEATPKSRRLLENIIEAI; encoded by the coding sequence ATGAATATTTTAGAATTAATAGCAAAAAGATATAATACAAAGAAATATAATACTGATAAAGCTATACCTCAAGAAAAGATTGAAGATTTAAAAGAAATATTACGCCTCACTCCTTCTTCTATAAACATACAGCCCTGGAAATTTACCTTTGTTCAAAATCCGGAAATTAAAACCAAATTAGCTTCGGTTTCGATGCACAATACAGAAAAAATCAATCAGGCTCCACTATTGGTTGTATTTAGTGTAGCCGATGATCTGGATGCTTTTCAAAAAGTGGTCGACAACGAATTACCGCAAGCCAGAAGAGATTGGTACAATCAAATAAAAGCAAGTATGCCAGAAGCCGATTTGAAAGTATGGCTGTCCCAGCAAGTGTATATCGCCTTGGGTGTTGGTTTGACAGCCAGTATTGCATTAGGTCTGGATTCAACAGCGATGGAAGGTATTGAATCTGATAAATATATGGATATTCTTAATCTGTCAGCATACAAACCACTATTTGCAATGGCTGTAGGTTATGCTTCAGAGGATGATTTCAACCGAATTGAAGCGACTCCAAAATCTAGAAGACTGTTGGAAAATATAATTGAAGCAATTTAA
- a CDS encoding group 1 truncated hemoglobin: MENNANEKSLYERLGGTEGISTIVHEVIEAHMVNPGIKARFLPLKDDAEHLAEVKKHVIEFFVMGSGGSQQYSGKDMHSAHVGMNINQGEYMCVIDDIMSALNKNNVDEQSKKDVLAILYSLKDQMIGV, from the coding sequence ATGGAAAATAATGCAAACGAAAAAAGTCTTTACGAACGTCTAGGCGGTACAGAGGGAATTAGTACCATTGTTCACGAGGTTATAGAAGCCCACATGGTGAACCCTGGCATTAAAGCAAGATTTCTTCCTCTAAAAGATGACGCTGAACATTTAGCTGAAGTTAAAAAGCATGTGATAGAGTTTTTTGTCATGGGTAGTGGAGGCTCTCAACAGTACTCTGGCAAAGATATGCACTCAGCCCATGTTGGAATGAATATCAATCAAGGAGAATACATGTGTGTGATAGACGATATCATGTCAGCTCTTAACAAAAATAACGTTGATGAGCAATCCAAAAAAGATGTTCTGGCTATCCTTTATTCATTAAAAGACCAAATGATTGGAGTATAA
- a CDS encoding universal stress protein: MKTILVATDFSPEASNATAYASHFAADTGAKIILFHLYHVSIHALNARVQSSSIDELKAASVKKLSDVAKKLSEDYKIEVTPILKMGDFENQLQKTIDATQADIAVMGMLKDSIEQDLLGNTTTAVLQRLKFPVLAVPLNATYKGLKTILFACDITRGVHETILQKVKNIAVRLGAAIEMFHVSNKLNELENEQKEAKVIEHFADELNGTNYYYKTVASNAIIKAIQDEITQINADLLIMVPYKYGFWDSLVHISKTRMMASRSEIPLLSLPL; encoded by the coding sequence ATGAAAACAATACTTGTTGCTACAGATTTTTCACCAGAAGCTAGCAATGCTACAGCTTATGCTTCTCATTTTGCTGCTGATACAGGAGCTAAAATTATTTTATTCCACCTATATCATGTTTCTATACATGCGCTTAATGCTCGCGTGCAATCTTCTTCAATAGATGAATTAAAGGCAGCCAGCGTAAAGAAACTCTCTGATGTAGCAAAGAAACTCTCTGAGGATTATAAAATTGAAGTAACGCCGATTTTGAAAATGGGAGATTTTGAGAATCAACTTCAAAAGACAATCGATGCTACTCAAGCTGATATTGCTGTTATGGGGATGTTAAAAGATTCGATAGAGCAGGATTTGTTAGGCAATACCACTACAGCAGTTTTGCAAAGACTTAAATTTCCAGTGCTGGCAGTTCCTCTTAACGCCACATATAAAGGGTTGAAAACAATACTTTTTGCGTGCGATATTACCCGTGGAGTACATGAAACTATATTACAGAAGGTGAAAAATATTGCTGTCCGATTAGGTGCAGCTATAGAAATGTTTCATGTGAGCAACAAGCTTAATGAGTTGGAGAACGAGCAAAAAGAAGCGAAAGTAATAGAACATTTTGCAGATGAATTAAATGGAACAAATTATTATTATAAAACTGTAGCATCTAATGCAATAATTAAAGCCATTCAGGATGAAATAACCCAAATAAATGCCGATTTACTGATTATGGTTCCTTATAAATATGGCTTTTGGGACTCATTGGTGCATATCAGCAAAACAAGAATGATGGCTTCTAGAAGCGAAATTCCTCTCTTGTCACTTCCGCTTTAA